The DNA region TCATCCCATTCCAGCTCAACGACGATATCTAGGAGCTCTTCTTCCTCTTCTAAGAAGTCTTCAATATCTTCATCGAGATCGACGACGATATCTAGGAGCTCATCGTCTTTTTCTTCAACGTTTTCTTTAAAATTTTCTTCAAAGATTTCTTCGCAAGGCTCTTCAAGCTCAACAACGATATCAACAAGCTCCGTCTCCTCCTCTAGCGGAAGATTAAAATCTTTAAAAAATGAGAGTGCATCACTATTAGGTAGAGTTCTTGACTCTAATTCTTGAAACTCATAAGAAACAAAATCCTCTTTTAAATCTCTTTGGCGATCTTCTTCGCTAAAGCTAAGGTCGTGACCTAAAACCCCCTGACACAAAGCTTCAATTTCTTCTAAACTAGCACAAGACTCACTAAGATCAAGATCACACACTTCTTCATTAACTTCGAGAGGTTCAAATTGGAAAGATTCTTTTAACTTTTCAAACTCAATAAGGTCTTCGTCGAAGACCGTAGTATTTAAAAATGTTTTATTTTTTAATGACTCACTGAGCTTAAGCGTTTGCTCAGCTAGGTAATCAATTTCATTTTGATTAGATTCCATTCAACGACCTTCATTCCCATCCCATAGAAACGTATAAGAAATATTCTAGGAATTGAGACGCAGAATGGCAAGACTTTACCAAAGAGCTTCAATCAACTTTAGTCCTAAGATGACAATTAGCGGAGAGAAATCAAAAGGCAGATCGTGTTGCGGGAGAATCCTGCGAATTGGAGCGCATGTGAAGTCTGAAACTTGCTTAACTTTAAGTCCCCACACTGTTCTTCTATATTGTGGAATGTAGCTTAAGATAACATCGACAAAGAGAATGAGAATATATAGATCAATTAAAGCGCGAATCAACGGTAGCTCCTGAAAAGTGAATTAAGAACAATATAATTATTCTTTTCCACTCTCTCAAGGGCCCAACGAAATTAACCCCTCTTGACGTCTTTTTTTACAAAGACTTCACATAGACAGAGGCTAAAATAGAAACAACACATTGCAAAATAAAGCCACATCACGCCAAAAACGACCGTATAAAAGTCCCCATAGTTTTGAATGAGGCCAATTCGTGCATATTTAAAATAGATCCAAAACAAACTCTTTAAAAGCGATAGAGAAACAACAAACGAAAGAGCGCAAAAGAGGGAGTCTTTCCAAATAAGTAATCGATTAAAAAACCAATGAAAGAGAACTGTCACATAAGCAACAAGAAGAGTGAAATAGAACAGATCACTTTCAAATAGAGAAAAGAAAAGACTATTTCCTTTGAGCCATAAACTTAAAAGCACATCACCTTTTGGCAGGATCTCAAAGGTCATTGCCATTAACCTTGCATCCGTTAAAAAACCTTTTATAAGCTTTAACAAGGTTGGAATAAAAAGCGTGGTCCCTAAGAAGCTTACAGTAAAACCAATAACAAAGAGATCCTTTATGGCCTTCTTTAAAGAGATATGGCCTTTATTTTCTGTAATAAGATAGAGTCCACTCCATATGGAATTAAAAAGAGAGAAAGTAGAGAGGGCCAAAAAGAATATATTCAGTAATGTGATTCCGGAACTCGCCATAAGCGGTCGCGAGATGGCCTGCTTAATTTTAACAATGAATTCAGGTAGAACGTCGGGAAAGAATCTCGTTATAATCACAAAACTCTCATCCATGACTTCTTGAACATCTCCGAGGAGAAGTCCTACTAATTTAAACGACAAAAGACCCAAGGGAACCAGTGTTATTAAAAGAAAGAACGTACTCGCTGCAGCGAGATTAGCTCCTCTTTTTTCATGAAAGAGTTCATAACTTTTCATGTAAAGAAAAATAAATGATTTGATTTTTTGCATTCCCATTTAACTATCCTAACCTTACATGATCCTCCATGACAAACTTTTCAAAAGTCAAAAGCTAGTCTATAGTCAAGCTTAATGAAATGGATACTATTGCTTCTGCCATTCACTGTACTTGCTAATCAGCAAACGCACTTCCCTCTTCTCGCTCATGATGAAGTGAAAACGCTTACGCCAATAAAATTATATGTAGAAGAAAGAAAAGAGAGGGACCCTCTCAATTTACAGGTAGGAGTCGAAAGACAATTTCATTCGAAGTTTTTAAAAAACACGGTGAGTATTGAAACAAATTTTTCCATTCCCCTGTATCAAGACTTTAATTCTCTTCAATTTGATCCGGCCAATCCTAATACGCTTATAACACCGCTTGAAAGACCAGAAGAATTAAAGCTCGGTCTTAATTTCAGGCTCTTTTTTTAGCTCTTTGCAAGCTGCCTCATACTTGAGCTCACAAGATTTTTCCAGATAGATCTTTCTTTGATCGAGGTCACTATGCTTTTTAGAGAGGAGAAAGCAGGCAGAGTTATTTTCTTCGTGATCACACCAAAATTGTAGGACTCTATTTTCAAAGATAAAGTAACCAAGAGTTAAAATACCTAAACTTCCAAAAACAAAAATCCATCTGGCATAATAGTGTTTTCTCAACCTCAACTCCTAAAACAACGTCAACTGGTCACCCATAACCAAGTCGTCAAAATTAATATCTTTCAATCGTAATACATCTTCAGCAATTGGTCGAAGTTGTTTATCAATATAGTGTTGAAAATCAATATCAGTGGGCCCAAGTTCAACAGGCATAGGCCCTCTTCTCGTTATCACATAACTAATCCTACGAATACTTCTGCCAGGGTCTTTTTCAAGAAGTATTTTGGCCGCCTTCACATGAGGAGGAACAGACTTAATATATTCAGAGGCATCTTTTGTTAGCCTCTTCGTGTAAATTAATTCGTTGAGTTCAACTTTGTCTTTAACAACTTTGATAAAATCTTGAATATAGTCTTTAACCTCCTCTCCTCCAAAGAGAGTTTGATAAAGTCCATATTGAAAACGCTTGGCTAATTTTGTCCAATCAGAGCGCACAAATTCCATTCCGGCAAATTTGATTTCTCTCTCGCCGTTTTTATTTATGATAAGACCAGCGTAGCGTTTTTTGGCCCCTCCTTCACCACTTCTGGCAGGAGGAAGGTAGAGCTTGCGATAATGTTTTTCGTATTCAATTTCTAATTCAGAATGAACACCATACTCTTTTAAAAGTAAGTCTTGAAAATACTCGTTAAGGCCTTTAGCGATAACACTAGATTTCTCTTCCATCTTACTTGTATCACTCATAACAATTTTTACAAAGACACTATCGGTATCTCCATAAACAACTTCATAGCCACGATCTTCTAAATAAACGATCGCTTTTTTTAAAATCCACTGTCCTGTTCCAGTAATAGCAGTAGGAAGGTCGGCGTGATAAAAACGAGAGCCACCAGAGCCCATGACACCATAAAAAGAATTCATAAGAATCTTAATGGCCTGAGAAAGATATTGGTCCCCTATCATTTTTGCTTCGGCCCTCTTATTAAAAAGAATCGAAATAAAATGAGGAAGAATATGTTCAGTCTTTGAAAATTGATGTCCAGTAGGAGTTTCAATTGTATTAACTTGGGCCATGATTCTTGAGTAAGGATCAATTTTAAAAGTGCGAATAATTGAAGGATAAAGGCTTTTAAAGTCAAAAACGATAATATTTTCGTGCAGTCCTTCTTTGGGTTCAAGAACGTGCCCACCGGCCGCATGCCCCTCTCTTTGAATATCAATCACATTGTTAGCAACAAAGCCCTTACGATGGATTTTAGGCAGCATGAAATAATCAAAGGCGGCAGTAGAAACACCAATACGATCCATTAATAGGCCACTCAAGAGAGTTCTTGTTACGATTAAATTTAAAAGACCTGTCTTTTCATAAATATCGTGAACAAGTGTACAGTCGAGAAGATTATATTTTGCAAGGCCCGCTTTATCTTCATGGAAACGTCTTTCAATCTCTTCGACTTTATCGCTTCCCGCACTTGAAATATCTTTACCTACTCCAAGAAGTTCTTTTGCAACAGTTTCTAGTTTAAAGTTTTCAAATTGATAAAAGGCAGCTCTTAGGGCCGGAGGTCCATCCACAACAACACGTCCATCCATGTTGCAAAACCATCCCGCTCCTTTTTTTTCTGTAATCTGACATTTTGACTTCTTTCGACCAATATTAAAGCGAAGACCATACTGACTGAATTTCCTCTCTAAGAACTTAAAGTCAAATCCAATGATGTGCCAACCAATAATGATATCGGGATCAATCGCTATGAATTCATCATAAAAGGCCTTTAGAACTTCAGCTTCCCCTGGATAGATCGTTAGATTTTCATCTCTCTTTTCAAAATCCTCTCCCACCATATGAACATGTTTATATTCGCCCTTAGGACCTTTATAATGAACACCAATGGAATAGAGATCATTGCCAAATGAAGTTTCAATATCCAAAGAGCAAATATGAAAGCGTGGTCGATACTCTGTTTTTGAAAGCTTAGGATTTAAAAAAGTGATCATGCCCTCTTCAACTTTAGAAGGGCCATCAATTTGCACAGAACCATTCACAAATCGTTCCATCAAATAGCGCTCTTCAGCGCGTACATCAGCTTCATACGAACGGACACCTAAGCGCTGAAGCTCATCTCGAGCTGTGAAGAGATCTCTTTGAGTTTTAAAATAGAGAGCATCAACAGCTTGTCCGCGAAAACTTTTAAGTCCCACCGACTTTCTTTCATAAGAAACAGACAACCTTGAAAACTTGGCCTCTCTTTCAATAAAAAAGACTGGAGAATTTTGATCAATTATGACGCAAAAAGGCCCCTGATCTGAAATTCCGAAATACTTGAGGAGATGTCCTTGCGCTCTATCTTCGTAAGCTGCTGTTAAGATGAAACCTTGCATTAAATACCCTGTTTTTTGAAACCCAAACATTATGAAATAATCAAGACCTTGGCAATGGAGCAAGGGGTCAACAAAGCCCATTGAACCTTCTGCTCCGCTCAGGTAAACTAAACAAAATGCAGTTACCACGGAGGGTCACCATGAAGAAGTTTATTTTCGCAATTTCACTATTATTTTCCATTCAAACATTCGCTGATAGCAGTGTTGGTTGTGGTCTAGGATCAATGATCTGGAAAAAGAGTTCGATCATCTCTGCACTCTTTCGAATGACAACAAACCATTCATTTTCTTCACAGCTTTTTGGGATCACAACTGGAACAAGTGGTTGTTCTCGTCACAGTATCGTAAAAAATGAAATGGCCCCAGTTTATTATGCTGAGGCAAATATGGAAAACCTTCGCCTCGAAATGGCAATGGGCCATGGAGAATACTTAGATGGCTTTGCTGCCACTCTCGGTTGCCCAGTGAGTGTTCAAAATGAATTCAATGCAATGACAAAAGAAAATTACCAATCTATCTTTAATAAGAAAACAAATTCTCCAATCCAAATGATTGGTAATATAAAAGAAGTAATGAAAAGTAATGACGTTCTTAAAACGACTTGTACTCAAAATCTTATTTAATACATTCTTGGCCTCCACTTTAATGGGGGCCTCTTTTGCTTTTGATACTCAATCTTTCTCACAATCAAAAACTTGGCTTCGACTCTTACAGTATGAAAAAGTCTCCACTGGTTATGAAAGCCGAATCGATGCTCCAAGCTTCTTTCTAGCAAAAAATGGAAAAACAAATCCTCTAAAAGAACTTGAGGCAACAATAAGTGCCTTTAAAGAGAATAAAATCTACCAAGGAAATATTGAACAACCAATAAAGTGTGCCTTCGCAGCACGCTATCGCCTTTTAAAAGATCATCTCAACCTCTCCCCTCAAGAAAAATGCGATGATTACTTCTTTTGGAAAAATGGATTGGATGCAAGCTCCCTCTCTCTTATCTTCGCCTCGAGCTATCCCAATAATCCCGCCAGTATTTTTGGACACACTTTTATGAGAATCAACTCTCACAAATCGAAGAAGGCTAAAAGAAAAAGAGATATACTCGATTATGGACTAAATTATGCAGCGACAACGGGAAGTGATGGAGGAATTGAATTTGCCATCTTTGGAGTTTTTGGTCTCTATGAAGGACACTTTTCCATGGCCCCCTACTACATCAAAGTAAATGAATATAATAACTATGAAAGCCGTGATCTCTTTGAATACGAATTAAAATTAACTCAAAAACAAGTCGAGTTATTTATCGATATGATTTGGGAAATTGAGAGCAATGGTTTTTCTCATTATTATTTCTTTGATGAAAATTGTTCTTTTCAACTACTCGCTTTAATGGAGGCCCTTTTCCCAGAAAAGAGCTTTCTAAAAAACCTTCCTTTTTACGTCTCACCAATCGATACGGTAAAAGTCTTAATTGATGAGAAGATTGCAATTTATAAAACACATCGCCCTTCTTTGAGAAGTGAATTTTTAAATCGCTTCAATCAGTTAACTATCTCCCAAAAAAATGAACTCGATTCTCTTCTAAAAGGAGATCAATCGAACTATTCAATTACTTCTCTAGATACGGCACTTTACTACTATAAGTACAAAAGTTTTAAAGAGAAACATCTGTTAAAAAAAGAAGACAAAGCACTCTATCAATCATTACTAGATTTGCGATCAAAAGAATCTGGACACTACAATGTAACGATCAAAGAGGACTCGCTTCCCCATTTTGCCCATGGTCCTCAAAAGTTTAGTTTTGGATATTTAAATCGATTCGATGAGAACTTTTTGACGATTAATTTTCGACTAGGATGGCATGACGAACTCGATCCCGACCTAGGTCATATTCCCTTTTCAAGACTAGAACTTTTAAAAATCTCTACAATCCTCAATGAGAATCAATTTAAACTCGACCGCTTTACACTTATCGATGTTCTTTCAATAGAGCCAAGTAATCATCAATTGACCCCTTCATACGCCTGGAAGATTTCCCACGAAAAAACATTTCTGGCCCAAAGAAGAGAGACATTTATAGAACTAGGTCCAGGAGTTGCATTTGAATCCTTATCAGGCTCCATGCGCTTTTTTTCTTTAATTAAAACAAAGCTCAGTTTAAGCGAGGAACTTAAAAATAATCACGACCTGCGCCTGATCCCAAATATCGGACTCATCATAAAAGGCTCACTCAACGCTTCCATCGAAGCACTGATTCAAAGGTCCCTAACCAAAAGAAAGCAAATTAATGAAGGTCCACTTTTAAAACTTAGCTTATCTCTTCCACTAAAAGGCCAGCAGTTGCGCCTAAAAACCTTATACGCACTCGAAGAAAGAGAACATGAAATTGAGCTAAACTTTTCTTTCAGTTATTAAAATGCCAATTTTTTAGATCAAATCAATTCAGGTTTTCTTTGCGTTCTTAGAATTCTCTTAAAGATTTTTTGAACTAACCCATT from Halobacteriovorax sp. GB3 includes:
- a CDS encoding DUF3015 family protein, with product MKKFIFAISLLFSIQTFADSSVGCGLGSMIWKKSSIISALFRMTTNHSFSSQLFGITTGTSGCSRHSIVKNEMAPVYYAEANMENLRLEMAMGHGEYLDGFAATLGCPVSVQNEFNAMTKENYQSIFNKKTNSPIQMIGNIKEVMKSNDVLKTTCTQNLI
- a CDS encoding YggT family protein; the protein is MIRALIDLYILILFVDVILSYIPQYRRTVWGLKVKQVSDFTCAPIRRILPQHDLPFDFSPLIVILGLKLIEALW
- a CDS encoding Lnb N-terminal periplasmic domain-containing protein; its protein translation is MASTLMGASFAFDTQSFSQSKTWLRLLQYEKVSTGYESRIDAPSFFLAKNGKTNPLKELEATISAFKENKIYQGNIEQPIKCAFAARYRLLKDHLNLSPQEKCDDYFFWKNGLDASSLSLIFASSYPNNPASIFGHTFMRINSHKSKKAKRKRDILDYGLNYAATTGSDGGIEFAIFGVFGLYEGHFSMAPYYIKVNEYNNYESRDLFEYELKLTQKQVELFIDMIWEIESNGFSHYYFFDENCSFQLLALMEALFPEKSFLKNLPFYVSPIDTVKVLIDEKIAIYKTHRPSLRSEFLNRFNQLTISQKNELDSLLKGDQSNYSITSLDTALYYYKYKSFKEKHLLKKEDKALYQSLLDLRSKESGHYNVTIKEDSLPHFAHGPQKFSFGYLNRFDENFLTINFRLGWHDELDPDLGHIPFSRLELLKISTILNENQFKLDRFTLIDVLSIEPSNHQLTPSYAWKISHEKTFLAQRRETFIELGPGVAFESLSGSMRFFSLIKTKLSLSEELKNNHDLRLIPNIGLIIKGSLNASIEALIQRSLTKRKQINEGPLLKLSLSLPLKGQQLRLKTLYALEEREHEIELNFSFSY
- a CDS encoding YhjD/YihY/BrkB family envelope integrity protein, translated to MGMQKIKSFIFLYMKSYELFHEKRGANLAAASTFFLLITLVPLGLLSFKLVGLLLGDVQEVMDESFVIITRFFPDVLPEFIVKIKQAISRPLMASSGITLLNIFFLALSTFSLFNSIWSGLYLITENKGHISLKKAIKDLFVIGFTVSFLGTTLFIPTLLKLIKGFLTDARLMAMTFEILPKGDVLLSLWLKGNSLFFSLFESDLFYFTLLVAYVTVLFHWFFNRLLIWKDSLFCALSFVVSLSLLKSLFWIYFKYARIGLIQNYGDFYTVVFGVMWLYFAMCCFYFSLCLCEVFVKKDVKRG
- a CDS encoding DNA polymerase II — translated: MQGFILTAAYEDRAQGHLLKYFGISDQGPFCVIIDQNSPVFFIEREAKFSRLSVSYERKSVGLKSFRGQAVDALYFKTQRDLFTARDELQRLGVRSYEADVRAEERYLMERFVNGSVQIDGPSKVEEGMITFLNPKLSKTEYRPRFHICSLDIETSFGNDLYSIGVHYKGPKGEYKHVHMVGEDFEKRDENLTIYPGEAEVLKAFYDEFIAIDPDIIIGWHIIGFDFKFLERKFSQYGLRFNIGRKKSKCQITEKKGAGWFCNMDGRVVVDGPPALRAAFYQFENFKLETVAKELLGVGKDISSAGSDKVEEIERRFHEDKAGLAKYNLLDCTLVHDIYEKTGLLNLIVTRTLLSGLLMDRIGVSTAAFDYFMLPKIHRKGFVANNVIDIQREGHAAGGHVLEPKEGLHENIIVFDFKSLYPSIIRTFKIDPYSRIMAQVNTIETPTGHQFSKTEHILPHFISILFNKRAEAKMIGDQYLSQAIKILMNSFYGVMGSGGSRFYHADLPTAITGTGQWILKKAIVYLEDRGYEVVYGDTDSVFVKIVMSDTSKMEEKSSVIAKGLNEYFQDLLLKEYGVHSELEIEYEKHYRKLYLPPARSGEGGAKKRYAGLIINKNGEREIKFAGMEFVRSDWTKLAKRFQYGLYQTLFGGEEVKDYIQDFIKVVKDKVELNELIYTKRLTKDASEYIKSVPPHVKAAKILLEKDPGRSIRRISYVITRRGPMPVELGPTDIDFQHYIDKQLRPIAEDVLRLKDINFDDLVMGDQLTLF